The Luteitalea sp. genome has a window encoding:
- a CDS encoding beta-propeller fold lactonase family protein: protein MLSVLILAALILLPARADLQEPPVDDVQLQDQDRRQGDDDDEGQKPHPVVQLPSGQSVTPTAIRHSVQQHLNPGLSAYPSFIAGEAVRSQLSPDGTTLAVITAGQNSLYKPDGAVDVAASTQFIFLYNVEGQNQSRPALTQVLQQVNSHVGLVFSPDGNTLYATGGADDAVYVYTKGDRGFASAGPIPLGHVEPGSTGSARNKGVGINVQPNASGLGISADGQTLVVANNYNDSITVIDTASRTVRYEHDLRPYFANNEGQPGAKGGTFPFGVVIKGNDTAYVSSDRDREVVVVDVSSPTEGRLTARITLDGNALGMTLDAPQSRLYVAQDNADQVAVIDTSSNTVVAKIDARAPAGMLAGKHTGASTSAVTLSPDGDRLYAVNSGSNSIAVIALAGGKANRVIGLIPTAYEPHDITFSVDGRQMYIVSGKSVTGPNPEHLSGATSDMTSIEYPGGNAAAEARSRASNQYQFQLERASLVSAPVPHFGRLKELTDQVANNNFYTTQITQRDERVMGFLRKRIKHVIYVVKENRTFDQVLGDLTNGANADPSLVQFGAALTPNNHNLSTQFVTLDNFMNPGDGSMDGWSWSLQGRVTKTESLTQQINYAAVNRGLSYESEGKNRGVPVNYASVAERDAVAGPEGTTSYSDRTANLPGGTANVLTSAANHASSDAPFGTEDGYIFNAVLNAGGTVRNYGFLTNNIGSIGTKEAPVADPFAAGVVQVAALDPALAPFTDVYFRGYDQNYPDLWRYNEWKREFDQFVADGNLPSLSLVRISHDHMGSFGTALGGVNTPETQQADCDYAMGLMIEAVANSRYASDTLFIVIEDDVQDGPDHVDSHRGTAFVVGPYVKKGAVVSGRYSQVNALRTIEDILGTKHINLNTAFQRPMTDVFDIRSSGRWTYTAEASTVLSTTTVLPDEGAGVKFAAGPVVKPKHDAAYWDAVTADFDFSGADQVPPAQFNRVLWKGLMGDKPYPTPRNKTSAGTKDDN, encoded by the coding sequence ATGTTGAGCGTACTCATCTTGGCAGCACTGATCCTGCTGCCTGCGCGAGCTGATCTGCAGGAGCCTCCTGTAGATGATGTCCAGCTTCAAGATCAGGATCGCCGCCAGGGCGATGATGACGACGAGGGTCAGAAGCCGCATCCCGTGGTCCAGCTGCCCTCGGGTCAGTCCGTCACGCCCACGGCTATCCGCCATTCGGTTCAGCAACATCTGAACCCGGGTCTCTCCGCATACCCGAGCTTCATTGCCGGCGAGGCCGTGCGTTCGCAGCTCAGTCCCGACGGCACGACGCTGGCGGTAATCACCGCGGGCCAGAACTCGCTCTACAAGCCTGACGGCGCCGTCGATGTTGCCGCGTCGACGCAGTTCATCTTTCTCTACAACGTGGAGGGGCAGAACCAGTCCAGGCCGGCGCTCACACAGGTCCTCCAGCAGGTCAACTCGCACGTGGGTCTGGTTTTCTCGCCCGACGGCAACACGCTCTATGCGACGGGCGGCGCCGACGACGCCGTTTACGTCTATACGAAAGGCGACCGCGGCTTCGCGTCTGCCGGGCCGATTCCGCTGGGACACGTCGAGCCCGGCTCGACGGGCAGCGCCCGCAACAAGGGCGTCGGGATCAACGTCCAGCCGAACGCCAGCGGCCTCGGCATCTCGGCCGACGGCCAAACGCTGGTCGTGGCCAACAACTACAACGACTCCATCACGGTGATCGACACGGCCAGCCGCACCGTCCGGTACGAGCATGATCTCCGCCCGTACTTCGCCAACAACGAGGGACAGCCCGGAGCCAAAGGCGGCACCTTCCCCTTCGGCGTCGTCATCAAGGGCAATGACACCGCGTATGTGTCGTCAGACCGCGACCGGGAAGTGGTGGTGGTCGACGTGTCCTCCCCCACCGAGGGCCGCCTGACCGCGCGCATCACGCTCGACGGCAACGCGCTCGGGATGACGCTGGACGCACCGCAGTCGAGGCTCTACGTGGCGCAGGACAATGCCGACCAGGTGGCGGTCATCGATACATCGAGCAACACAGTCGTCGCCAAGATCGACGCGCGTGCTCCGGCCGGCATGCTGGCCGGGAAGCACACGGGCGCCAGCACGTCTGCCGTGACACTCTCTCCCGATGGCGACAGGCTGTACGCGGTCAACAGCGGCTCGAACTCCATCGCGGTGATCGCGCTGGCGGGTGGGAAGGCAAACCGGGTCATCGGTCTGATTCCAACCGCGTACGAGCCGCACGACATCACGTTCAGCGTCGATGGCAGGCAGATGTACATCGTCAGCGGCAAGAGCGTCACCGGACCGAACCCCGAGCACCTGTCCGGCGCGACGTCCGACATGACCAGCATCGAGTACCCAGGCGGCAATGCTGCGGCGGAGGCCAGGTCGAGAGCGTCGAACCAGTACCAGTTTCAACTGGAGCGGGCCTCGCTCGTCAGCGCACCCGTGCCGCACTTCGGTCGTCTGAAGGAGTTGACGGACCAGGTCGCCAACAACAACTTCTACACGACACAGATCACACAGCGAGACGAGAGGGTGATGGGCTTCCTCCGCAAGCGCATCAAGCACGTGATCTACGTGGTGAAGGAGAACCGCACGTTCGATCAAGTGCTCGGCGACTTGACCAACGGCGCGAACGCCGACCCGAGCCTCGTGCAGTTCGGCGCCGCGCTCACGCCAAACAACCACAATCTCTCGACCCAATTCGTCACGCTGGACAACTTCATGAACCCGGGCGACGGGAGCATGGACGGGTGGTCGTGGTCGCTGCAAGGACGCGTCACCAAGACCGAATCGCTCACGCAGCAGATCAACTACGCGGCCGTCAACCGCGGACTCTCCTATGAAAGCGAGGGCAAGAACCGCGGCGTGCCGGTGAACTACGCGAGCGTTGCCGAGCGTGACGCGGTCGCGGGACCGGAAGGCACCACCAGCTACAGCGACCGGACAGCCAACCTGCCCGGCGGCACCGCGAACGTGTTGACCAGCGCCGCCAACCATGCGTCGAGCGACGCGCCGTTCGGCACCGAGGATGGCTACATCTTCAACGCGGTGCTCAATGCCGGCGGAACGGTCCGCAACTACGGATTCCTTACGAACAACATCGGCAGCATCGGCACGAAGGAGGCGCCGGTGGCGGATCCGTTCGCGGCCGGCGTCGTCCAGGTCGCTGCCCTCGATCCCGCGCTGGCTCCGTTCACGGATGTCTACTTCCGCGGCTACGACCAGAACTATCCGGATCTGTGGCGCTACAACGAGTGGAAGCGGGAGTTCGACCAGTTCGTCGCCGATGGCAACCTGCCGAGCCTCTCGCTGGTCCGTATCAGCCACGATCACATGGGCAGCTTCGGGACGGCGCTCGGCGGCGTGAACACACCCGAGACGCAGCAAGCCGATTGCGATTACGCGATGGGCCTGATGATCGAGGCCGTGGCCAACAGCCGCTACGCGTCGGACACGTTGTTCATCGTCATCGAGGACGACGTACAGGATGGCCCCGACCACGTGGATTCGCATCGCGGCACCGCGTTCGTGGTCGGCCCATATGTGAAGAAGGGCGCGGTGGTGAGCGGCCGCTACAGCCAGGTCAACGCCCTGCGCACCATCGAGGACATTCTGGGCACCAAGCACATCAACCTCAACACGGCGTTCCAGCGACCGATGACCGACGTGTTCGACATCCGCTCGTCGGGCCGCTGGACCTATACCGCCGAGGCTTCGACGGTTCTATCGACCACGACGGTGTTGCCGGACGAAGGCGCGGGCGTGAAGTTTGCCGCGGGTCCGGTCGTCAAGCCCAAGCACGACGCCGCCTACTGGGACGCGGTCACGGCCGATTTCGACTTCTCGGGAGCCGACCAGGTCCCGCCCGCCCAATTCAATCGCGTGCTCTGGAAAGGTCTGATGGGCGACAAGCCGTATCCCACTCCGCGGAACAAGACTTCGGCAGGCACGAAGGACGACAACTGA
- a CDS encoding TonB-dependent receptor plug domain-containing protein codes for MSTLSTRLLFGIGLALIPLLRVDLAQAQEGTRWHHGVVVDKSGGAVSGARLTVRTAQGAPLQDTATAADGSFALDVLPPGSYWLDVSAYPFENRRGRFDLDGARADPVRVVLGLAPFQSEVTVTAERGTMTDVDRTGPIVTVRTASDFRQRPLATIGNALEGAAGVMVQQSTYGQVSPFLRGLTGYQVLNLVDGVRLNNTTFRSGPNQYLALVDPSQGERIEAMLGPASAQFGSDAMGGAIQVVTPDVHFSTNGGWMTTGAVDLFAASADESRGADGSVFLRGHAGRLTPGAWRSARRGWTRLSSRLAPSVRSERRPDRRLARRSSSGHGLHAVGDLRQGHGASWDRSEPHRVVPTERPRQGPRLQGSVGRPRAAAVRVRSATPAAAVRALRTSGHRPARLVERHVLGERARRRVHTSEPPSDGSSRRRRGGG; via the coding sequence ATGTCCACACTATCCACACGTCTGCTCTTCGGGATCGGCCTTGCGCTGATCCCGCTCTTGCGCGTCGACCTAGCACAAGCGCAAGAAGGGACGCGTTGGCACCACGGCGTTGTCGTTGATAAGTCGGGCGGTGCCGTCTCGGGGGCGCGGCTGACGGTCCGGACGGCGCAGGGCGCGCCGCTCCAGGACACGGCGACGGCGGCCGATGGATCGTTCGCCCTCGACGTGTTACCGCCGGGCTCGTATTGGCTGGACGTCAGCGCCTACCCGTTCGAGAATCGCCGCGGGCGATTCGATCTCGACGGTGCGCGAGCGGATCCAGTGCGCGTCGTGCTCGGCCTCGCGCCGTTTCAGAGCGAGGTCACCGTCACCGCCGAGCGCGGCACGATGACCGACGTCGATCGCACAGGGCCTATCGTGACGGTGCGCACGGCAAGCGACTTCCGCCAGCGGCCGCTGGCCACCATCGGCAATGCCCTTGAAGGGGCGGCCGGCGTGATGGTGCAGCAGAGCACCTACGGCCAGGTATCCCCATTTCTCCGCGGCCTCACCGGATATCAGGTACTCAACCTCGTCGACGGCGTGCGTTTGAACAACACGACCTTTCGTTCGGGACCGAACCAGTACCTCGCGCTCGTCGATCCCAGCCAGGGCGAGCGTATCGAGGCCATGCTCGGGCCCGCCAGCGCGCAGTTTGGCAGTGACGCGATGGGCGGGGCTATCCAGGTGGTGACGCCGGACGTCCACTTCAGCACGAACGGCGGCTGGATGACGACGGGGGCCGTCGACCTGTTCGCGGCAAGCGCCGACGAGTCGCGCGGCGCGGACGGATCGGTGTTCCTCCGCGGCCATGCTGGGCGTCTCACGCCGGGAGCTTGGCGATCTGCGCGCCGGGGATGGACGCGACTCTCATCACGTCTTGCACCGTCTGTTCGGTCTGAACGACGACCAGATCGACGGCTTGCTCGGCGATCGTCATCTGGACACGGGCTTCACGCAGTCGGCGATCTCCGCCAAGGGCACGGCGCGTCTTGGGACCGATCAGAACCTCACCGCGTGGTACCAACGGAGCGACCAAGACAAGGTCCACGGTTACAAGGATCTGTGGGGCGGCCTCGGGCGGCTGCAGTCCGCGTTCGATCCGCAACGCCTGCAGCTGCTGTACGCGCGCTACGAACGTCTGGACATCGCCCGGCTCGATTGGTTGAGCGCCACGTTCTCGGTGAACGCGCAAGACGACGGGTCCACACGTCAGAACCTCCTTCCGACGGATCCAGTCGTCGTAGACGAGGTGGGGGTTAA
- a CDS encoding TonB-dependent receptor produces the protein MLGVSRRELGDLRAGDGRDSHHVLHRLFGLNDDQIDGLLGDRHLDTGFTQSAISAKGTARLGTDQNLTAWYQRSDQDKVHGYKDLWGGLGRLQSAFDPQRLQLLYARYERLDIARLDWLSATFSVNAQDDGSTRQNLLPTDPVVVDEVGVNARGYAMQAGAHLGSRHALVFGGEVYDEHVDARRDETDPASAITVQQRALYPNGSRYTTTGLFLQDQLMNYELGVALNWDRLYLRVQGFDAELESPIVRRTLLFPADAVPSALAGVPVTPLAQTAAQADQGVVSVATSFDPRAVKAFVNEGRARYYGADAVARYRPGQWSLDANYSHVVGHDLSPTRPVRRLPPQQGGLTVRYQPGGLLSWVEATALFSAAQDELSGGDLSDERIGAARRRSDIADFFQSGRIGPYVQPGADGLPGTADDLFGPTGETAAQISDRVLPIGATINGVTVVDDSTPVPLYTDTRGFVAINLRAGLVITRHLSATVALMNALDRNYRVHGSGVDAPGRSVFAALSALF, from the coding sequence ATGCTGGGCGTCTCACGCCGGGAGCTTGGCGATCTGCGCGCCGGGGATGGACGCGACTCTCATCACGTCTTGCACCGTCTGTTCGGTCTGAACGACGACCAGATCGACGGCTTGCTCGGCGATCGTCATCTGGACACGGGCTTCACGCAGTCGGCGATCTCCGCCAAGGGCACGGCGCGTCTTGGGACCGATCAGAACCTCACCGCGTGGTACCAACGGAGCGACCAAGACAAGGTCCACGGTTACAAGGATCTGTGGGGCGGCCTCGGGCGGCTGCAGTCCGCGTTCGATCCGCAACGCCTGCAGCTGCTGTACGCGCGCTACGAACGTCTGGACATCGCCCGGCTCGATTGGTTGAGCGCCACGTTCTCGGTGAACGCGCAAGACGACGGGTCCACACGTCAGAACCTCCTTCCGACGGATCCAGTCGTCGTAGACGAGGTGGGGGTTAACGCGCGTGGTTACGCGATGCAGGCGGGCGCGCACCTTGGGTCACGACACGCTCTGGTGTTCGGCGGCGAGGTGTACGACGAGCACGTCGACGCGCGCCGCGACGAGACGGATCCCGCCTCGGCCATCACCGTCCAGCAGCGTGCCCTCTATCCAAACGGCTCGCGCTACACGACCACGGGTCTGTTCCTGCAGGACCAGTTGATGAACTACGAGCTGGGTGTCGCGCTCAATTGGGACCGGCTCTATCTGCGCGTGCAGGGATTCGACGCGGAGCTGGAGTCGCCGATCGTGCGCCGCACGCTGCTGTTTCCGGCCGACGCGGTCCCATCCGCGCTGGCGGGCGTACCTGTCACACCTCTTGCCCAGACGGCGGCCCAGGCCGACCAGGGCGTCGTCAGCGTGGCGACGAGCTTCGATCCGCGCGCCGTCAAGGCGTTCGTCAACGAGGGGCGCGCCCGCTATTACGGCGCCGACGCGGTGGCGCGCTACCGGCCCGGACAATGGTCGCTGGACGCCAATTACTCGCACGTCGTGGGACACGACCTGAGCCCCACACGTCCCGTCCGCCGGTTGCCTCCTCAACAAGGCGGGCTCACCGTTCGCTATCAGCCGGGCGGCCTGCTGTCATGGGTCGAAGCCACCGCGCTCTTCAGCGCGGCGCAGGACGAGCTGAGCGGCGGCGATCTGAGTGACGAGCGCATCGGCGCGGCGCGGCGGCGAAGCGACATCGCCGACTTCTTCCAGAGCGGGCGCATCGGCCCCTACGTCCAGCCTGGCGCCGACGGTCTGCCGGGCACGGCCGACGATCTCTTCGGCCCGACGGGAGAAACGGCGGCGCAGATCAGCGATCGCGTGCTGCCCATCGGCGCCACGATCAACGGCGTCACTGTCGTGGACGACTCCACGCCTGTGCCGCTCTACACGGACACACGCGGGTTCGTGGCCATCAATCTGAGGGCGGGGCTCGTTATCACGCGGCATCTGAGCGCCACGGTCGCGCTGATGAATGCCCTCGACCGTAATTACCGCGTGCACGGGTCCGGTGTGGACGCTCCTGGCCGCAGCGTCTTTGCGGCGCTCTCCGCGTTGTTCTGA
- a CDS encoding DUF899 domain-containing protein: MTEPRSLPKVVSREEWRAAREALLAKEKAHTRAGDALNAERRRLPMVKIEKKYVFEGPQSKATLVDLFDGRHQLVLYHFMFGPNQTEGCDGCSLVVDNMGHPAHLHARDITRVLVSRAPLERIEPFKKRMGWTMPWYSSYGSDFNHDFGVGPESPQAGVYQDGEMFGMSVFLRDGDEVYHTYFTDQRGVEHIGSSFSYLDITPYGRQEDWEVSPEGWPKGPRYSWWRHHDRYEAAQAPSSAQQRRRK; encoded by the coding sequence ATGACCGAGCCGAGAAGCCTACCCAAGGTGGTGTCGCGGGAGGAGTGGCGTGCAGCGCGCGAGGCGCTCCTCGCGAAGGAAAAGGCGCACACCCGTGCGGGGGATGCGTTGAACGCCGAGCGTCGCCGGTTGCCGATGGTCAAGATCGAGAAGAAGTACGTCTTCGAAGGACCACAGAGCAAAGCGACGCTCGTGGATCTGTTCGACGGCCGCCATCAGCTCGTCCTCTACCACTTCATGTTCGGCCCGAATCAGACGGAGGGCTGTGACGGCTGCTCGCTGGTGGTCGACAACATGGGCCACCCCGCCCACTTGCATGCCCGCGACATTACGCGCGTGCTCGTGTCGCGGGCGCCGCTCGAGAGGATCGAGCCATTCAAGAAACGAATGGGATGGACGATGCCCTGGTACTCCTCGTACGGGAGCGACTTCAACCACGACTTCGGCGTCGGGCCCGAGAGCCCGCAAGCGGGTGTCTATCAGGATGGTGAAATGTTCGGCATGAGCGTCTTCCTCCGCGACGGTGACGAGGTGTACCACACCTATTTCACCGACCAGCGCGGTGTCGAGCACATAGGCTCGAGCTTCAGCTACCTCGACATCACGCCCTACGGCCGGCAGGAAGACTGGGAGGTCTCTCCCGAAGGATGGCCGAAAGGCCCACGCTATAGCTGGTGGCGCCATCACGACCGCTATGAGGCCGCGCAGGCTCCGAGCAGCGCCCAGCAACGGAGGCGGAAATGA